The genome window AGCACTCTTCATCGGCCAGCTTGGCGTCACACTCGATGCCAGCGTCAAAAATGTTTTCTTCATGTTGTTCATCTTTGCCCTCGGCTATGCCGGTGGCGCGCAATTCTTTTCCAACCTGAATCTCAAAGGCTTGCGCCTTGGCATCCTGTGCCTGATCGAAGTGGTCGTGGTGCTGGCACTGGTACTGGTCGCGACCAAAGTAATGAATTTGGATGCAGGTACCGCTGCAGGTTTGATGGCCGGTGCCGCGACTGAATCGGCAGTAGTCGGTACCGCGACCGATGCGATATCGAAACTGGCTTTGCCGGCGGCCGAGATCCAGCAATTACAGGCGAATGTGGTGACTGCATATTCGATTACCTATATCTTTGGCCTGATCACTATCGTGATCGTGACCAGCCAGATTTTCCCTTTGCTGCTACGCGTGAATTTGCGGGAAGAGGCCGACAAGTTATGGTCGCAGATGGGCGGCAAGGAAGTTGCGCCGGATGAGGTAAACGCGGTTCGGGAAATGACCGGCCGGGTCTACCGCATTGATGTCGGTGCTGGTCGTAGTATCGAATCCCTGCATAAGCTGTTCGCCGGACAGGCCAATGTCGAACGTGTTATCCGCCACGGCGGCAAAATCGAAATTACGCCCACGCTGAAACTACGGCGCGGTGACGAAGTACTGGTAATAGGGCACAGACGTGTCTTGCTGACGGCGAGCAGTTTGCTGGGGCCCGAGTTTGCCGACACCAGCCAGTTGAATATGGTGGTGCAAACCATAGAAGCGATGTTGAAGAGCAAAGCTCTGGCACAGCGCCAACTGGGGCAACTGGGTTTGCCGGCCGGGGTACATGTATCCGGCGTCACGCGCGGTGAACAGACTTTGCCGCCGTTGCAGCATATGCAATTGCAATTGGGTGATGTGCTGCATCTA of Janthinobacterium sp. Marseille contains these proteins:
- the aspT gene encoding aspartate-alanine antiporter; this translates as MLGSITDLLRQVPEIALFLALAIGYAIGQIKFGPIQLGGVCGTLIAALFIGQLGVTLDASVKNVFFMLFIFALGYAGGAQFFSNLNLKGLRLGILCLIEVVVVLALVLVATKVMNLDAGTAAGLMAGAATESAVVGTATDAISKLALPAAEIQQLQANVVTAYSITYIFGLITIVIVTSQIFPLLLRVNLREEADKLWSQMGGKEVAPDEVNAVREMTGRVYRIDVGAGRSIESLHKLFAGQANVERVIRHGGKIEITPTLKLRRGDEVLVIGHRRVLLTASSLLGPEFADTSQLNMVVQTIEAMLKSKALAQRQLGQLGLPAGVHVSGVTRGEQTLPPLQHMQLQLGDVLHLYGSADAKSSAMAEAIAMIGTRIERTDRSNIVYAGLGIVLGVFIGTFSVKLGGIPFSLGTGGGALLTGLVFGWYQSKRPGLMGIHPDALSLLKDIGLASFIACVGLASGPQALTLIKQYGVALPLIGVAIAVLPASISLLVGHFILKLEAPILLGAIAGQQCSTPALSAIQNAAGNSTPLLGYTITYAISNVVLPLMGPLIVGLVGYVHR